One region of Limnospira fusiformis SAG 85.79 genomic DNA includes:
- a CDS encoding Uma2 family endonuclease, giving the protein MVSIDLYKNLPTSDELPDSDDTPVDNEDQNFLPNYLLFLLAIIWKDRNDWYFGVDMGIYHTSGDNPRVPVIPDGFLTVGVNRRRPGNKSRKSYVVWEEGGMVPQLVLEVVSWTPGNEYESKMAIYEKLGVLYYVIYNPEYYQRDRHQPFEIYRQIDGKYQLQTGEPYWLPEIGLGIGRSQATLGGIDREILSWFDQEGRRYLSAEELAQQAQLEAQQAQLEAQQAQLEAQQAQLEAQKERQARLAAIAQLDNIGLTAEQISVALGLSINEVRQQLEEL; this is encoded by the coding sequence ATGGTTTCTATTGACCTTTATAAAAATCTACCCACCAGTGATGAACTTCCCGACTCTGATGATACTCCTGTGGATAACGAAGACCAAAACTTTCTCCCCAATTACCTATTATTTCTTCTAGCAATTATCTGGAAAGACCGCAATGATTGGTATTTCGGTGTAGATATGGGAATTTATCACACCAGCGGGGATAACCCCAGAGTCCCAGTAATTCCTGATGGTTTTCTGACGGTGGGAGTGAACCGCCGCCGACCAGGTAATAAATCTCGGAAAAGTTATGTGGTCTGGGAAGAAGGGGGAATGGTTCCTCAGTTGGTGTTAGAGGTGGTTTCCTGGACTCCGGGAAATGAGTATGAGTCCAAAATGGCGATTTATGAAAAGTTGGGGGTACTATACTACGTTATTTATAACCCAGAATATTACCAGCGCGATCGCCATCAACCCTTCGAGATTTATCGACAAATTGATGGTAAATACCAGTTACAAACGGGAGAACCCTACTGGCTACCAGAAATCGGTTTAGGAATTGGGAGAAGTCAAGCTACATTAGGTGGTATTGACCGAGAAATCCTGTCTTGGTTTGACCAAGAGGGGAGACGTTATTTGAGTGCGGAAGAGTTAGCACAGCAGGCTCAATTAGAAGCACAGCAGGCTCAATTGGAAGCACAGCAGGCTCAATTGGAAGCACAGCAGGCTCAATTGGAAGCACAAAAAGAACGTCAGGCGCGTTTAGCAGCTATTGCTCAATTAGACAATATAGGATTGACAGCAGAGCAAATTTCTGTAGCATTGGGCTTATCTATCAATGAGGTACGTCAGCAGCTAGAGGAATTATAG
- a CDS encoding Uma2 family endonuclease, which yields MVSIDLYKNLPTSDELPDSDDTPVDNEDQNFLPNYLLFLLAIIWKDRNDWYFGVDMGIYHTSGDNPRVPVIPDGFLTVGVNRRRPGNKSRKSYVVWEEGGMVPQLVLEVVSWTPGNEYESKMAIYEKLGVLYYVIYNPEYYQRDRHQPFEIYRQIDGKYQLQTGEPYWLPEIGLGIGRSQATLGGIDREILSWFDQEGRRYLSAEELAQQAQLEAQQAQLEAQQAQLEAQQAQLEAQQAQLEAQKERQARLAAIAQLDNIGLTVQQISVALGLSINEVRQQLEEL from the coding sequence ATGGTTTCTATTGACCTTTATAAAAATCTACCCACCAGTGATGAACTTCCCGACTCTGATGATACTCCTGTGGATAACGAAGACCAAAACTTTCTCCCCAATTACCTATTATTTCTTCTAGCAATTATCTGGAAAGACCGCAATGATTGGTATTTCGGTGTAGATATGGGAATTTATCACACCAGCGGGGATAACCCCAGAGTCCCAGTAATTCCTGATGGTTTTCTGACGGTGGGAGTGAACCGCCGCCGACCAGGTAATAAATCTCGGAAAAGTTATGTGGTCTGGGAAGAAGGGGGAATGGTTCCTCAGTTGGTGTTAGAGGTGGTTTCCTGGACTCCGGGAAATGAGTATGAGTCCAAAATGGCGATTTATGAAAAGTTGGGGGTACTATACTACGTTATTTATAACCCAGAATATTACCAGCGCGATCGCCATCAACCCTTCGAGATTTATCGACAAATTGATGGTAAATACCAGTTACAAACGGGAGAACCCTACTGGCTACCAGAAATCGGTTTAGGAATTGGGAGAAGTCAAGCTACATTAGGTGGTATTGACCGAGAAATCCTGTCTTGGTTTGACCAAGAGGGGAGACGTTATTTGAGTGCGGAAGAGTTAGCACAGCAGGCTCAATTGGAAGCACAGCAGGCTCAATTGGAAGCACAGCAGGCTCAATTGGAAGCACAACAGGCTCAATTGGAAGCACAGCAGGCTCAATTGGAAGCACAAAAAGAACGTCAGGCGCGTTTAGCAGCTATTGCTCAATTAGACAATATAGGATTGACAGTACAGCAAATTTCTGTAGCATTGGGGTTATCTATCAATGAGGTACGTCAGCAGCTAGAGGAATTATAG
- a CDS encoding Uma2 family endonuclease codes for MVSIDLYKNLPTSDELPDSDDTPVDNEDQNFLPNYLLFLLAIIWKDRNDWYFGVDMGIYHTSGDNPRVPVIPDGFLTVGVNRRRPGNKSRKSYVVWEEGGMVPQLVLEVVSWTPGNEYESKMAIYEKLGVLYYVIYNPEYYQRDRHQPFEIYRQIDGKYQLQTGEPYWLPEIGLGIGRSQATLGGIDREILSWFDQEGRRYLSSEELAQQAQLEVQQAQLEAQQAQLEAQQAQLEAQQAQLEAQQAQLEVQQAQLEVQQAQVEAQQAQLEAQQAQLEAQKERQARLAAIAQLDNIGLTAEQISVALGLSINEVRQQLEEL; via the coding sequence ATGGTTTCTATTGACCTTTATAAAAATCTACCCACCAGTGATGAACTTCCCGACTCTGATGATACTCCTGTGGATAACGAAGACCAAAACTTTCTCCCCAATTACCTATTATTTCTTCTAGCAATTATCTGGAAAGACCGCAATGATTGGTATTTCGGTGTAGATATGGGAATTTATCACACCAGCGGGGATAACCCCAGAGTCCCAGTAATTCCTGATGGTTTTCTGACGGTGGGAGTGAACCGCCGCCGACCAGGTAATAAATCTCGGAAAAGTTATGTGGTCTGGGAAGAAGGGGGAATGGTTCCTCAGTTGGTGTTAGAGGTGGTTTCCTGGACTCCGGGAAATGAGTATGAGTCCAAAATGGCGATTTATGAAAAGTTGGGGGTACTATACTACGTTATTTATAACCCAGAATATTACCAACGCGATCGCCATCAACCCTTCGAGATTTATCGACAAATTGATGGTAAATACCAGTTACAAACGGGAGAACCCTACTGGCTACCAGAAATCGGTTTAGGAATTGGGAGAAGTCAAGCTACATTAGGTGGTATTGACCGAGAAATCCTGTCTTGGTTTGACCAAGAGGGGAGACGTTATTTGAGCTCCGAAGAGTTAGCACAGCAGGCTCAATTGGAAGTACAGCAGGCTCAATTGGAAGCACAGCAGGCTCAATTGGAAGCACAGCAGGCTCAATTAGAAGCACAGCAGGCTCAATTAGAAGCACAGCAGGCTCAATTGGAAGTACAGCAGGCTCAATTGGAAGTACAGCAGGCTCAAGTGGAAGCACAGCAGGCTCAATTGGAAGCACAGCAGGCTCAATTGGAAGCACAAAAAGAACGTCAGGCGCGTTTAGCAGCTATTGCTCAATTAGACAATATAGGATTGACAGCAGAGCAAATTTCTGTAGCATTGGGCTTATCTATCAATGAGGTACGTCAGCAGCTAGAGGAATTATAG
- a CDS encoding Uma2 family endonuclease: MVSIDLYKNLPTSDELPDSDDTPVDNEDQNFLPNYLLFLLAIIWKDRNDWYFGVDMGIYHTSGDNPRVPVIPDGFLTVGVNRRRPGNKSRKSYVVWEEGGMVPQLVLEVVSWTPGNEYESKMAIYEKLGVLYYVIYNPEYYQRDRHQPFEIYRQIDGKYQLQTGEPYWLPEIGLGIGRSQATLGGIDREILSWFDQEGRRYLSSEELAQQAQLEAQKERQARLAAIAQLDNMGLTVQQISVALGLSVEVVRQRLEES, encoded by the coding sequence ATGGTTTCTATTGACCTTTATAAAAATCTACCCACCAGTGATGAACTTCCCGACTCTGATGATACTCCTGTGGATAACGAAGACCAAAACTTTCTCCCCAATTACCTATTATTTCTTCTAGCAATTATCTGGAAAGACCGCAATGATTGGTATTTCGGTGTAGATATGGGAATTTATCACACCAGCGGGGATAACCCCAGAGTCCCAGTAATTCCTGATGGTTTTCTGACGGTGGGAGTGAACCGCCGCCGACCAGGTAATAAATCTCGGAAAAGTTATGTGGTCTGGGAAGAAGGGGGAATGGTTCCTCAGTTGGTGTTAGAGGTGGTTTCCTGGACTCCGGGAAATGAGTATGAGTCCAAAATGGCGATTTATGAAAAGTTGGGGGTACTATACTACGTTATTTATAACCCAGAATATTACCAACGCGATCGCCATCAACCCTTCGAGATTTATCGACAAATTGATGGTAAATACCAGTTACAAACGGGAGAACCCTACTGGCTACCAGAAATCGGTTTAGGAATTGGGAGAAGTCAAGCTACATTAGGTGGTATTGACCGAGAAATCCTGTCTTGGTTTGACCAAGAGGGGAGACGTTATTTGAGCTCCGAAGAGTTAGCACAGCAGGCTCAATTGGAAGCACAAAAAGAACGTCAGGCTCGTTTAGCGGCTATTGCTCAATTAGACAATATGGGATTAACAGTACAGCAAATTTCTGTAGCATTGGGGTTATCTGTAGAGGTGGTACGTCAGCGGCTAGAGGAATCATAG
- the fumC gene encoding class II fumarate hydratase, which translates to MNQDMDANMRVERDSMGEIQVPDDRYWGAQTQRSLHYFSIGTDLIPPEVIAAFGILKKAAALTNQDLGKLPPELAELIRQAAQQVIEGKLSEHFPLRVWMTGSGTQCNMNVNEVIANWAIASVGGKMGSKNPIHPNDHVNMSQSSNDTFPTAMHIAAALAFHQRLIPKVRKMRDALAQKSAEFNHIVKIGRTHLQDAVPLTLGQEFSGYVAQLDADLKRIEMVLPDLYELAIGGTAVGTGLNAPPGFAERVAEHIAEMTDLPFVSAPNKFAAMAAHDAIVMASGALKTLACSLMKIANDIRFLGSGPRCGLGELILPENEPGSSIMPGKVNPTQCEAMTMVAAQVMGYDTAISIAGSQGHFELNVFKPMMIFNLLQSVNILADSCHNFTDFLLVGLQVNRSKINSYLEQSLMLVTALSPKIGYDRAAEVAHLALEKDSTLKQICVELGYISAEEFDQIVVPSKMAHPH; encoded by the coding sequence ATGAATCAGGACATGGATGCCAATATGCGAGTTGAACGCGATAGCATGGGGGAAATTCAGGTCCCCGACGATCGCTATTGGGGAGCGCAAACTCAGCGATCGCTTCATTATTTTTCTATTGGTACTGATTTAATCCCCCCAGAGGTGATCGCCGCTTTTGGTATTCTCAAAAAGGCGGCGGCGTTGACTAATCAAGACTTGGGAAAACTGCCCCCAGAGCTGGCAGAATTGATTAGACAGGCCGCGCAACAGGTAATTGAGGGTAAGTTATCGGAACATTTCCCCCTGCGAGTGTGGATGACTGGAAGCGGTACCCAATGTAATATGAATGTAAATGAGGTGATTGCTAATTGGGCGATCGCTTCTGTGGGCGGAAAAATGGGCAGTAAAAACCCTATTCATCCCAATGACCATGTGAATATGTCTCAGTCGTCTAACGATACATTTCCGACGGCTATGCACATCGCAGCAGCTTTGGCGTTTCATCAGCGCCTAATTCCTAAAGTCCGAAAAATGCGAGATGCTCTGGCTCAGAAATCGGCAGAATTTAACCATATTGTCAAAATTGGTCGCACCCATTTACAAGATGCTGTTCCCCTGACTTTAGGACAGGAGTTTTCCGGCTATGTGGCGCAACTAGATGCCGACCTAAAACGCATTGAGATGGTTTTACCTGATTTGTATGAATTAGCTATTGGTGGAACCGCTGTAGGAACCGGCCTAAATGCGCCGCCTGGGTTTGCGGAAAGGGTGGCGGAACACATTGCCGAAATGACAGATTTACCCTTTGTTTCAGCACCCAATAAATTTGCCGCTATGGCGGCTCATGATGCCATAGTTATGGCAAGTGGTGCCTTAAAAACCTTAGCCTGTTCTTTGATGAAAATTGCTAATGATATTAGATTTTTAGGGAGTGGTCCGCGCTGTGGTTTGGGCGAATTAATTTTACCCGAAAATGAACCGGGTTCTTCAATTATGCCAGGAAAAGTCAACCCCACCCAATGCGAGGCTATGACTATGGTGGCGGCTCAGGTAATGGGGTATGATACTGCTATTAGTATAGCGGGTTCCCAGGGTCATTTCGAGTTAAATGTGTTTAAGCCAATGATGATTTTTAACCTGCTACAATCGGTTAATATCTTGGCAGATAGTTGTCATAACTTCACTGATTTTCTATTGGTTGGTTTACAGGTAAATCGCAGTAAAATTAACAGTTATTTAGAACAATCTTTAATGTTGGTAACTGCTTTAAGTCCTAAAATCGGCTATGACCGAGCCGCAGAAGTCGCTCATTTGGCTTTGGAGAAGGATTCCACCTTAAAGCAGATTTGTGTCGAATTAGGCTATATTTCGGCTGAAGAATTTGACCAAATTGTGGTTCCGAGCAAAATGGCACACCCTCATTAA
- the smpB gene encoding SsrA-binding protein SmpB: MSKDTNGYKILTDNRKARYLYEILDTYEAGIELKGTEVKSIRAGRSNLQDGYALLRDGEVWLINVHISPYENTGNFFNHDPRRTRKLLLHRKEINKLIGQVEQKGLTLVPLKMYLKRGRVKVMIGLARGKKLHDKRETIRRRDDARSMQRALKQF, encoded by the coding sequence ATGAGTAAAGACACTAACGGATACAAAATCCTCACCGATAACCGTAAAGCTCGCTATCTGTACGAGATCCTAGATACCTACGAAGCCGGAATTGAACTGAAAGGCACGGAGGTTAAGTCGATCCGGGCGGGTCGCTCTAATTTGCAGGATGGTTATGCCTTGCTGCGGGATGGAGAGGTGTGGCTGATTAATGTTCATATCTCCCCCTATGAGAATACGGGTAATTTCTTTAATCATGATCCGCGCCGTACCCGGAAGTTGTTGCTACATCGCAAGGAAATTAATAAGCTGATTGGACAGGTAGAACAAAAGGGCTTGACTCTGGTTCCTCTGAAAATGTATCTGAAACGGGGACGGGTTAAGGTGATGATTGGACTGGCGCGAGGTAAGAAGTTGCACGACAAGCGAGAGACGATCCGGCGCCGGGATGACGCGCGGTCTATGCAACGCGCACTCAAGCAGTTTTAA